The genome window ctgtctattcagacacacacacacacacacacacacacacagacgcacacacacacacacacagacacacacacacacacaaacacacacacagacacacgcacacagacacagacacacacacacacacacacacgcacacagacacacacaccaacacacatacgcagacacacacacacacacacacacacacagacacacacaaaaacacagacacacacacacaaacacacacacacacacacaggcacacacacacacacacacacacacacacacagacacacacacagacacaaacactcacactcgcacacagacacacacacccagacacacacacacagacgcacacacacacacacagacacagacacacacacacaaacacacacacagacacatgcacacagacagacacacacacacaaaaacacacacacagacacacacacaaacacacatacgcagacacacacacacacacacacacacacacacacacacacacagccacacacagacacacacacacacacacacacacacacacacagacacacaccaacacacatacgcacacatacacacacacacatacacacaaatgcagacacacacacacacatacacccagcaacacacatatgcagaaacacacacgcaaacacacacacacacatgcacacacacatgcaaacacagaaacacacacgcacacacacatatgcagacacacacacacacacaaacacatacacacacacacacagaaacatacgcacacatactggtcatatgttaccatgacaaccctttcacagacagtcaacttgaatactacaggcagtaatatgaacattagtctatatctttagtgttccacttctgtctgtctgtctctgtctctctctctctgtctctctgtctgtctctgtctctctctgtctgtcgctgtctctctctctctctctgtttctccctgcctctgtctgtttctgtttctccctgtctctgtctctctctgtctctctgtctgtctgtttgtttctctctgtctgtctgtctctgtctgtttNNNNNNNNNNNNNNNNNNNNNNNNNNNNNNNNNNNNNNNNNNNNNNNNNNNNNNNNNNNNNNNNNNNNNNNNNNNNNNNNNNNNNNNNNNNNNNNNNNNNNNNNNNNNNNNNNNNNNNNNNNNNNNNNNNNNNNNNNNNNNNNNNNNNNNNNNNNNNNNNNNNNNNNNNNNNNNNNNNNNNNNNNNNNNNNNNNNNNNNNTTTACTGTAAACAGTACACAGGACTGTTACTGTAAAATAACTACAACAAGGTACTGTACTAATACAACATCCCTACTGTaattaaatacaatacaatcaTGTAAATTTACTGGAACTTGCCAGGAATTTCCTGTAATTTCACAGGAtagaatactgtaaatattacagcaAAATGTTATATTTACGGCAACTCAGTAGCCAGGAATTTCCTGTAATTTTAGGGATTTCCTGTAATTTCACAGGACAGAATATTGTAAATATTACAATTAAATGTTGTAACTTGGATAAATGTCCTCTTTCAGACTTctgcaaagaaaaacaaaacacgtggtatttttgttgtttttttatattttattttctcttaaaaTTGGAGAAAACAGAGTGCACAATGCACAAACAATCATTCCTCATTATTTTGAGCAACAATCTTTAACATGTAAAATTCACTGTCCCTGTAAGATTATTTTAGTAACACATGGCTGAAACAAGCCTGGTTTTGTGTAAAAAATGTTATAACATTGCAATACAAAAATAGAAGCTTTCCATCTGCTATTACTGTACCAAACTGGTTGAACATGAGTTGTCAAACATATTTCAGAAATCTAAACATGAGTAATCTAACACATTAATCCAATATTGTGATCAAGTTTGCTTATAGACATGTCCCCTGCTCACTAATGTCCCCTACCCACCAATTCAAAATCCAGCAGTTTTCTCAAAAGTGTGCAAACTGGTGCGTTCAGCCCTCGTTTTTTCTCTGCCTTGCTGCCCGTCTGGGGATTTATGCCGCAAAAGGCTCTGAAAacagggagaaaaaaacacacttatCAGGTAACATTTAAGACTGATATGACATTGTCATAACCATGACATGAAACATTAAGGGAtctttatgaatgaatgaatgtgtgtgtgtgtgtgtgtgtgtgtgtgtgtgtgtgtgtgtgtgtgtgtgtgtgtgtgtgtgtgtgtgtgtgtgtgtgtgtgtgagagagtgactgagagtCGGTGTAGGCTATATGAGTATGAGTGTGTCTGTGGCTTGGCACAATTCACTGATTTGCATTGGTGCGTCGATGCAAGGGTCTGCGATGCGAGTGCACCGGTTGGTGTGGTGTGCATCGGATAGAAATTGGGCTGAAACCGTGATGCATCTCCCTTTAAAAGCTTTGCATCGGTAAAATCTGATTTCCTATTTTATATAGGcctgtatatttttaaatgattattttcattcaaTTTACTTTTATAATTATCTCAGCCATTTCCCAAACGAGCAGACCATTAGATGCGGAGGGGTGGGTCTACTTTCAGGTCTAAATTCATGAGCATTGTTTACAAACAGAAAGATCTCTAATCTGTGATTCTAACACCCGAGCTACACGGGCCTTCGGGGGGTTTCTCCATGCATCACGCATCTGCGAGACAGACAAAACTTTAATCTTGTTGGATAGCTGCACGTTGTTATAGCTAGCGAACACAAGTCCCaccctactctgcttctgattggctaaacACGTTTTCTTTTTAAGTGAGAGCTGCCATTGGTTTTGGGGAACTCAAAATGATAAACCTTCCTGATTTCTATCCTGATGAAAATTTCTTCACAACCGTGTCTCGGCATGGAGATCCGGCACGGTACCGGAATACTTTAACCCCTGAGTGCCTGTGAGAgattgagtgagtgtgtgtgtgcgatcgtcatccctctctccccatCCCATGCCTCTCCTCGCTCATCCCTTTCTCACTAAATTGGATAGCAtaatttgagtttttttcttaTACCTGTAAAGTAATGTGTAAAATCTGAAAATCTCAAAATGCGTAGtaatatgtttttgtatttagtgGGCCGGGCCGACTTACTGACATCCTTAACTCtaacaaaaatgtcaattacagaaaagtcataaacattGATTAAGATCCCTTCATATATCAAGTCATTGCTATGATCGTTTTTATAACAGTGCCATGTTTAAACACACCTCTGGATGAATTCAAGTGTGCTTGCAGCTTCTGCCGGATATTGCAAGTTGAAGACATAGTAGGCAGCGAAGACTGCTGCCAATCCATGCAGGAGGTTGCTGTGAGGCCCCATCACACATGCTCCTTCCATGGACATAATCCACGTGTCTGCGCCGCGCAGTATTTCTCCTGAAACCCATTAACAATATGATAACTAAAAGCTGCACAACACACCTAACATGAATTCATTAATGTTCAAGTGGAGAAAGACTTGCACACCTCCACTTGATTATTATCTCCTTTGACCACCCTCCATTAAAGGATTAACTTCTGCAACATAAGGGAAGATTATACCTGGTACAACTAATCGAGGTGTGCTTGGCAGGGTGACAGCTCTCTCGATATCAGCAGCCGTAGCAGAGGGCTGGAGAATAAAAACCATAAGTTAACCATGGGTAAGTTGAGTAAACAACGACAAAGAAAACTTGCCCCAAAAGCTGTCATGTTCTACTCAACACCAAGGGGGAAATCAGCTTAAATTTATGGTGCCAAATGTAGAAACATCTGTACAtggcaaatatttttttttaaatatggatggcaataaaacagtgaattaaaattattttatgaACTACATGGCAGGAAGCAATGGCTAACCCATCAGAGTCTAGCCTGGATCAGACCACCGACTCCGCCCACTTCACTGAGTAGGCTCCATCTCGGGTCTGGATTCCCCATTCAGAGCAACGAATACAGCCAGACCGGAAGAATGTTAGCCCAATGAGTGGTGGGGGTGGATGGGACTAAACGTGATGAACCAATCAGCCGAGGGCCCTTTTTCAAGCAATGTCTGCCTGTGCGCTGACTGCCTCGGAGATCAGAGAATATCCATCGATTGAGGCAGATTTAGTAATAAACAGACGCTTCACTGGAATAACTGCTCTGAAACCAGAACAGTATTCTGCATGGATAACTTATTTAGAAGGGGTGAAGTTTTGGCTGTTCTCCAAACTGGCAATGGGAAAAGTCTTCTTTTGAAAAGGTATCTAAAGCCCTCCCCCTTCGTATGCACTTTGAATGAGACGGGTAGTTTCAGACCGAAGCTAGCGCTTCGGTCTGAAACTCAGGCTAATCAGAGTCTATGGAGTATTATATGGAGAATAACTTGTGCAAAGTGTCCATAGCAAAGGATGTGGCTGGTGACTGATTTCTGGTAATTAACAATTACAAAATAGCAGAACAGAGATGGGAGGAAGGGAATGGTTAATTTATGTATATGCACTGCAAGTTATACTCACATCAGCCGTAAGGAAGATACCATCCCCCTCCTTGAAGTGAGCAAGCAGGCACATGATGGTGCAGATAGCTTTGTTGCCACTCTCTTCATTGTAGGCTTCCAGAACCTTCCCCACTCCTGGTGTCTTCTGCTGTTGGAAGTACTCCATGATGTTCTGACTCCTGTTGTCTATGGCAGCTGGCAGCTTCTCCTGGATAGGAATTCCGGTCAGCTCAGTGAAATGCGAGAACAGGCCCTTcaaggagaagagaaagggccAGTCGTCCTTCATTTTTGAGATGCTGTGTGGAGGGTCAGCATTGAGATCACAACGCTGGAGAATGTAGGTTCTCTGAAGCCATCTCTGAAGCGCTCCTCTCTCCACGCCTGACATTCCTGCCTATGggtggggtggggaggggtCAAAAATTGAGATGCATCAATactcaaaaataaaatataagttTGTTCCTCAGGATGCCTAGATATTAATTTCCACAATTCCTACCTGGGCATATAGCTGCTGCATCTGAGTCTTCATCTCTTGTAGGGTTTCTTCAGTCTCCCCTGAGGGGAGTTCTTGAGGTGCCCATCGGACACATCCATATTGATCAACAGGACCTCTTCCATTTGTCCTCGCCTGGGGATTGCTGTGCTTATTCTTCCTTAACCGTGCCAATGTGTTGTTTCGGTTGACGTGCTCGATTCTGGTTTTTACTTGCTGGACGAGCGATGCTCCAGCTGTATTTTCATCATCATCCACATCCCCAAAACATGTGGGGTACTTCTGTATTATATCGTTTACAACTTTCAAACAGATCCCTCTATTTGGATTCGCATTGTGCACCCTCATTTGATCAACAAGCTCTCTGACCATCGCTCTTCTGGCAGCAGGATTTGGTCTAGTAGAATTTGCGATGGCTGACTGGATCTCTGACGTCATCTTCTCCCAGTTAACCTTCAAGGATGCAaacagaaaatggtgaaaaaagagagaaggatACAAGGATATAAGCTTTTAAGGGTGCATTTATAGTCAATTTCAGCATCAGACTCAAAGGAAGCAGTGATAAGAAATCTAAGACATCTAAGAGGCCTGTCTGTAGCCAGTTGTAGAGAGTTCCACTCTCTCTCGCGCGCGCTTCCCATGTAGGCTAGGCATACGTCACCAACTTTATACCTCGCTGTGTAAGCAGGTTGAGTTGCAGTCCATCTGgaataaatgtaatatttaatatttcgtGATATGGGGGAAATGGGCCTACGTGAAGCATTAATGTGCACAAAAGCATACCTAGGAGAGTTGTTCATATGTTCCTTACGGCCCCAGCATCCTACACGAACGCACCAAGGGATTCCAGATCATAGACAGGCTTCTCACTGCATcactttgaaaatgaaaacgAGGCTGAAGTTAACATGGCCGCGGCGTGAATAAGGCGAATCGGTCCAACAAAGTGGAATTCACCGAAGACAGTGGCTGATGTTTACATCATACCAATAATGTACAAAACGTAGCCTACCCAGCCCATTCTATTccatttattattgtttttatttttaacgtGTCCAATCTTATAACAAAATCTGAGCAAAACATCTTGccatcggtgcatccctaacgaGTAAAATAGAAATATATTTTAGGAATCGCCAAGGACTGACCCCCTCGGCCCACCTTAAAATGTACAGGCCATGGTGTGCGTGGAGAGGGCAGAGCTATTGGGTTGGACATTCGGGGTGTCTCAGGGGAGGAGAGTTGTGGACTTCCCACGGGGGACAGGGTTGAGGAGAGTTGTGGAGAGCCAGGAGACAGGGCTGAGAAGGGACCTGAAAAAATATTTACCATTAGACCCCTATGATCCAGACATACTATGGTATATTTAAACACCCATCATATTTTCTATAAAACTAAACAACTGTAGAAAGCCAACTGACAGCCAAGGTCACATCATGTGAcgcttcaaaaaacaaaaaaaaggtgatTGGTGACCAGGTGGGAATTCCATTTGGCCATCGATGTTGCAACTTTCAGGGCACAAAACGAAAGTGGATTTCACAATCTGCCAAACACATCAGTTAATACATCACGCCACAATCATATCGTATAAAAAAATCACACCATCACCACAATCATATTGGAATACTTACACAATCCTAAATTCAAAGAACACATTAAGCTATATAACACAAAGCAGACTCAGGGCATAGTTCATGAAATAGGCTAGTAAGGCTACATAATCAATTCATTTTTACCGGCTATGATGGGGGTGGCTATGGCGGAGAGGCTATGATGGTGGAGCATGATGGGAGTGGCACCATAAAAGTAGTCTCCAGATCGCATAGTTAAGAGATTAGGGGTGCGTTCATAAATTATCTCTGTGCGCAGTTTCCGAACCGTCAAGAGTGTAGCAGAGCATGCTCGGAGTGAATTTACGAACACACCCTAGGTTTACGAGTTCAACTGTGAACATTCTGATGTGTAGCCTAATATACATAgaattaaaaacagttaaatcaTTAAAGAGGACGAAGGATAAAAGTGCCTTGTGTCCTGATAGACACACCATGCAGACGACCACCCCCATCCCAGAACCGCCCGTAGAACCCGTACCACCCAACCTACGGTTACCTTGAGATGAAAAGGCACGGAGGAGCTTTCTAGACTGGACCACACGGAGAAAGGGCAGAAGATTCTCTTCACTTAGAAGGCTCATGTCCTCCTTGTTCTCCACACCAAGTTCCTCCAGACCTGCCATCAAGGTAGTTAGTGTGTCTGCGGGGAGGTCCGGAAGGACTGCCAAGACAGCCCTCCTGAGCTCCTCCTGTGCTGCAGCCATGTCTCTGCAAAGGAGTGATGGAGACAGATCATTGTAATGTCACACATTGTGTAGGCTGGCAAAGGATAATAATCCAGTAGATCATCATGCCTCATGCAAACAAACTGCTCTTGGGGTGTCCCCAAAACACTATAGACCCCAATGTCCCTCAACttaacaaaacaatatttttctGAGACAAAGGACACCGAGCCATGGTGCACAATGACCAGCTCTATCTTGCCAACCTCCAACTCTTCTTCAGTTTTCCCCAGCAAAATAAACATGCCCTTTTTGTATGATGTGCCCTTCACCGTCACTGTGTGAGATGCTACTGTATCTTTAGATTCAAAATGCAAACCAACAACAGCCGCTCGGATTTTGTCGCTGTAGTCATTTACATAGAATGTCATCTCTTTATCCAGTAACACACTCGGCTGAAACATTTCACCTGCACTCAAGTATGCCTGGAAGAGCTGGTGTCTCTCTGCGACTGTCTTGCAGATGTTCTTGAAATTATGTAACTTTCTAGCACATCTTTTGAAGAATGTGTGCTTACTCTCAAACCTGAGAGTCCAAAGGCGAATTAGGGGACCAAAGTGGGTAATGAGCTCTGGATAATGAAGTAAATAGTGGTGTTTAGGCTTTAGGGGCTCATTTGGAAAGAGCTGCCTTCGAAAGTAGATATACTCCTCGATAAGTATTTTAAGATAAGCAACCTGATCTGTAGAGATTGCTGGTGCACAAATGAGCTCTACAATTTCTCTGAGTTGCAGCACAAGTTGCCAGGCAGCATTCTCGCATGGATTCCTAATCCTATCTCCTATCAGGAGAGGGAGCAAACGCAGGAAGCACCAGTTCTGAACTGCATGTCCACTAAGTCTTCTGCTACCTGGTGAAACATCGGCTGGTTTGTCCTGGGCATCATTTCCCTGATAGTTGAACTGATCTTTGCACCTGTTGAGTTGTGTATAGCTGAAATGTTTCTCCTCAACTAGATGACCAATCAACAAACTAAGGTCACAGGAAACAATGCCTTCAAACAGGTCATGGCCAAGACATGGGGGTAATCCAGGCTGGCAAACATGAAAGAAAGACAGTTGGTTAAAAGGAGAGTCTGATTTGATACCACATTCAGAATTTGTACCACTGTTTTCTAATTCTTGTAGATGATTCAGAAAAGACTGTTCTGTGCGCTTGTTGCCACATAATAATGGAGAACTCTCAAAACTTGATCTTTTTATATCACAATACCTGCAGAAGTAATGGCTCACACTAAAGTTCTCAACAAATCCGCCAATACTGTGAGACCCTAAATTGTCACCCGAAATAGCACACAGTCGACCTCTGACAATTTGGCCATTATTTATCTCGATGCCAGTCTCCTCAAGAGCTTTCAGGTCTTTAATGAGGGGCTCAAATACCTTGTCCATCCCAAAATATTTGAAGTCCTGCTCCTTACACAAGAGAACAAGCTGCAT of Sander lucioperca isolate FBNREF2018 chromosome 5, SLUC_FBN_1.2, whole genome shotgun sequence contains these proteins:
- the LOC116058986 gene encoding uncharacterized protein LOC116058986, with the protein product MAAAQEELRRAVLAVLPDLPADTLTTLMAGLEELGVENKEDMSLLSEENLLPFLRVVQSRKLLRAFSSQGPFSALSPGSPQLSSTLSPVGSPQLSSPETPRMSNPIALPSPRTPWPVHFKVNWEKMTSEIQSAIANSTRPNPAARRAMVRELVDQMRVHNANPNRGICLKVVNDIIQKYPTCFGDVDDDENTAGASLVQQVKTRIEHVNRNNTLARLRKNKHSNPQARTNGRGPVDQYGCVRWAPQELPSGETEETLQEMKTQMQQLYAQAGMSGVERGALQRWLQRTYILQRCDLNADPPHSISKMKDDWPFLFSLKGLFSHFTELTGIPIQEKLPAAIDNRSQNIMEYFQQQKTPGVGKVLEAYNEESGNKAICTIMCLLAHFKEGDGIFLTADPSATAADIERAVTLPSTPRLVVPGEILRGADTWIMSMEGACVMGPHSNLLHGLAAVFAAYYVFNLQYPAEAASTLEFIQRAFCGINPQTGSKAEKKRGLNAPVCTLLRKLLDFELVGRGH